A single region of the Pelecanus crispus isolate bPelCri1 chromosome 10, bPelCri1.pri, whole genome shotgun sequence genome encodes:
- the LOC104033799 gene encoding ligand-dependent corepressor encodes MASPCGRQQCSIERRGVRHQLDSWRHKLIHCVGFESILEGLFGPGLLKDLSLFKDCEPEGVSDWSFDENCLFCCLRREKVKEHLVSLDEPASEAGQEALLRQEQAKIIRFERQAEEFLNAVFYRKDSPRVSDPNIPLVAREIMQRMIRQFAAEYTSKNSSTQDSSQPNSTKNQSLLKASLVASSPTAATAQNPVLSKLLMADQDSPLDLTVRKSQSEPSEQDGVLDLSTKKSPCAGSTSLSHSPGCSSTPGNGRPGRPSQHHPEGLQSGDGVPPRSLQDGTREGYGHSTSLKVPLARSLQISEELLSRNQFSTAASHGPSGLQNHGQHLILSREASWAKPHYEFNFSRMKFRGNGALSNISDLPFLTENSAFQKMALQTKQDGKKDASHSSPVDLKIPQVRGMDLSWESRTGDQYSYSSLVMGSQTESALSKKLRAILPKQNRRSLLDAGPDSWGSDAEQSTSGQPYPTSDQEGDPGSKQPRKKRGRYRQYNSEILEEAISVVMSGKMSVSKAQSIYGIPHSTLEYKVKERLGTLKNPPKKKMKLMRSEGQDVSVKIELDPQGEAAQSANELKDE; translated from the exons gGTTTGAAAGTATTCTAGAAGGCCTGTTTGGACCTGGATTATTAAAAGATCTCAGTTTGTTTAAAG ACTGTGAGCCTGAAGGTGTTTCTGATTGGTCTTTTGATGAAAATTGTCTTTTCTGCTgcctgagaagagaaaaagtgaaG GAACACTTAGTCAGTCTGGATGAGCCAGCCTCGGAAGCTGGACAAGAAGCTCTGCTTAGACAAGAGCAAGCAAAAATCATTCGTTTTGAAAGGCAAGCGGAAGAGTTCCTCAATGCAGTCTTTTACAGAAAAG ACAGTCCTAGGGTCTCTGACCCCAATATTCCCCTAGTGGCCCGTGAGATCATGCAGCGAATGATCCGACAGTTTGCTGCTGAATATACCTCAAAAAATAGCTCTACTCAGGACTCCAGCCAGCCCAATAGCACAAAGAACCAAAGCCTGCTGAAAGCATCTCTGGTCGCCTCCTCTCCCACGGCTGCAACTGCTCAGAACCCTGTGCTCAGCAAACTTCTCATGGCTGACCAAGACTCACCTCTGGACCTTACTGTCAGAAAGTCTCAGTCAGAACCTAGTGAACAAG ACGGTGTGCTTGATTTATCCACTAAGAAGAGTCCTTGTGCCGGCAGCACCTCTCTGAGTCATTCTCCAGGGTGCTCCAGTACTCCGGGAAATGG GCGACCTGGGAGACCCAGCCAGCACCATCCGGAGGGACTACAGAGTGGTGATGGGGTACCTCCAAGAAGCTTGCAGGATGGAACCAGGGAAGGTTATGGCCACTCCACATCTCTTAAAGTACCGCTGGCTCGATCACTCCAGATTAGTGAAGAACTGCTGAGCAGAAACCAGTTTTCTACGGCTGCCAGCCATGGGCCATCTGGACTACAGAATCATGGACAGCACTTAATATTATCCAGGGAGGCTTCTTGGGCAAAACCACACTACGAATTCAATTTCAGCCGCATGAAATTCAGGGGAAATGGTGCACTCAGCAACATCAgtgaccttccttttcttacagaaaactCTGCCTTTCAAAAAATGGCACTTCAAACTAAACAGGATGGGAAAAAGGACGCGAGCCATTCGTCTCCTGTGGATTTAAAGATACCACAAGTTCGAGGCATGGACCTTTCATGGGAGTCCCGCACTGGTGACCAGTACAGCTATAGCTCTTTGGTAATGGGTTCACAAACGGAGAGCGCGCTTAGCAAAAAGTTAAGGGCTAtccttccaaaacaaaacaggagaagTTTGCTGGATGCTGGACCAGATTCCTGGGGCTCAGATGCTGAGCAGTCTACCTCTGGACAGCCATATCCCACCTCAGATCAAGAGGGAGATCCTGGCTCCAAGCAACctaggaagaaaagagggagatACAGACAGTACAACAGCGAGATACTGGAGGAAGCAATCTCTGTGGTTATGAGCGGGAAAATGAGTGTTTCCAAAGCTCAGAGTATTTATGGGATCCCCCACAGTACACTGGAGTACAAAGTTAAAGAGAGGCTGGGCACTTTGAAAAAccctccaaagaaaaaaatgaaattaatgagGTCGGAGGGGCAGGATGTTTCAGTAAAGATTGAATTAGATCCccagggagaagcagcacaaagTGCAAATGAATTGAAAGATGAGTAG